A stretch of the Sphingobacterium thalpophilum genome encodes the following:
- a CDS encoding glycoside hydrolase family 53 protein — protein sequence MKKWNIGMLLCLIGLYLSGCSDKDSLGPAAGPTHLAKGADVSWITEMEAAGVQFYNAGGTAVDGLKLLHGLGMDAVRLRVWVNPARGWCNKNDVLVKARRAHHLGMRLLIDFHYSDTWADPGQQSKPAAWTGMSLNELKSAVGQHTQEVLQLLKDNGIAPEWVQVGNETGNGMLWDEGKASSNMAGYAALSNAGYDAVKAVFPAAKVIIHLHNGYDNALFRWLFDGLKNHGAKWDVIGMSLYPDKDNWQERNTACISNIKDMIARYSSEVMICEVGMSWDEADAAEQWLNDLFRSARAIPDQKVLGIFYWEPLAYNGWNGYTLGAFDNNGRPTKALNAFK from the coding sequence ATGAAAAAATGGAATATAGGAATGTTGCTCTGCCTGATCGGACTCTATCTGTCGGGCTGCAGTGACAAGGATAGCCTCGGACCGGCGGCTGGGCCAACACATCTGGCCAAGGGAGCGGATGTAAGCTGGATCACGGAAATGGAAGCTGCCGGAGTGCAGTTTTATAACGCGGGAGGAACGGCAGTGGACGGTCTGAAGCTGTTGCACGGACTGGGGATGGACGCTGTACGCCTGCGGGTCTGGGTAAATCCTGCGCGTGGCTGGTGCAACAAAAATGATGTACTGGTCAAAGCCCGGCGGGCCCATCACTTGGGTATGCGGCTGCTGATTGACTTTCATTACAGTGACACCTGGGCGGATCCGGGACAGCAGAGCAAGCCCGCGGCATGGACAGGGATGTCGCTGAATGAACTGAAGTCGGCTGTGGGCCAGCATACACAGGAAGTCCTTCAGTTGCTGAAAGACAATGGGATTGCTCCCGAATGGGTACAGGTGGGCAATGAAACCGGAAATGGCATGCTCTGGGACGAGGGCAAAGCCTCCTCCAATATGGCGGGTTACGCGGCGCTGAGCAATGCAGGATATGATGCCGTGAAAGCTGTTTTTCCGGCGGCCAAAGTGATCATCCATCTGCACAACGGCTATGACAACGCATTGTTCCGCTGGCTGTTTGATGGCCTCAAAAACCACGGTGCGAAATGGGACGTCATCGGTATGTCGCTGTATCCGGACAAGGACAACTGGCAGGAGCGCAACACCGCCTGCATCAGTAACATCAAGGATATGATCGCGCGCTACAGCTCCGAAGTGATGATCTGTGAAGTGGGTATGAGCTGGGATGAGGCCGACGCTGCCGAGCAGTGGCTCAACGATCTTTTCCGCTCGGCCAGGGCCATCCCCGATCAGAAGGTGCTCGGCATATTCTATTGGGAACCGCTCGCTTATAATGGGTGGAATGGCTACACGTTAGGTGCATTTGACAATAACGGGAGGCCGACAAAAGCATTGAATGCGTTTAAATAA